Proteins co-encoded in one Longimicrobiales bacterium genomic window:
- a CDS encoding ABC transporter permease: MRWLDAARARLRLIKRGAAEARMREEFDFHVDMETERRMRTDGLSREEARRRALVAFGGTERYGEEMRDGRGTAWLSGVSLDLRLGVRMLVRYPGLAIVGGLGLAVATTVATVAVGLISSMMNPALPLPGGDRMVMLQNYDTQRQDPNQSTHLHDLETWRQSLSSVEQLGAFRTVRRNLLEEGATPELVRVAEISPSAFALTRTPPLLGRPLLSSDERAEAGNVVVIGGDAWQGRFGGDPGIVGRSIRLGDDEFTVVGVMPPGYRFPVNHHYWIPLRLEAGAYERGAAPPVMVFGRLAEGASLEGARAEVATVRHGLASTWPEVYEGILPQVLPYTYPFFAIDKPGIARALLLGQALITLLLVVVGVNVAVLMYARTTTRLGEITVRTALGASRRRIVFQLFAEAFVLSLLAAVIGLAAGSAALRRISAMMQNEFSGEMPFWLTPGLTPGLALYTAGLAVLAAVIMGAVPALKATGRRIATGLRAPGGAGAGGRLGRTWTVLIVGQVAVAVAVLPLALQGAMQAMRYGTADPGYEADEYLRAFVSMEQEASQAAEADVPASGAFADAASRLLSALDRDQRVADATFAFHMPGKESTVSVTAVSGRASTDSAGGTVWHSVALNRIAPDYFAAFDKPILAGRAFGAGDAAEAARTAIVSRSFADRVLGGGDVLGRTVRLGGSGASADEQLLEVVGVVPDFPTNDMQDQQYPRLYRALSPTRSFNLIVRTRGIDPTAYTRRLREIAAQTSASLVIDEPIALDDAIEQEQGLMRMIALVVMLATLSVVLLSAAGIYAMTSFAVVRRRREVGIRAALGAPPGQLLRAIFARTAAQLAVGVAVGLVLASALDVGLEGSHAALLPLVAALMVAVGLAAAAGPARRGLRIQPTQALREE, translated from the coding sequence ATGAGGTGGCTGGACGCGGCGCGCGCGCGACTGCGGCTGATCAAGCGTGGCGCGGCCGAGGCGCGCATGCGGGAGGAGTTCGATTTCCACGTCGACATGGAGACCGAGCGCCGGATGCGCACCGACGGCCTGAGTCGGGAGGAGGCCCGGCGGCGGGCGCTCGTCGCATTCGGCGGAACGGAACGGTACGGCGAGGAGATGCGGGACGGTCGCGGGACGGCGTGGCTGAGCGGAGTGTCGCTGGACCTCCGGCTGGGCGTGCGGATGCTGGTCCGCTATCCGGGTCTGGCGATCGTCGGCGGGCTGGGTCTGGCGGTCGCAACCACGGTCGCGACGGTGGCGGTTGGCCTGATCAGCAGCATGATGAACCCTGCTTTGCCGCTGCCCGGCGGCGATCGCATGGTCATGCTGCAGAACTACGACACGCAGCGGCAGGACCCGAACCAGTCGACGCATCTGCATGACCTGGAGACGTGGCGGCAGTCGCTGAGCTCGGTGGAGCAGCTGGGTGCCTTCCGCACCGTGCGTCGCAACCTGCTCGAGGAGGGGGCGACGCCGGAGCTGGTGCGGGTGGCGGAGATCTCGCCGTCAGCCTTCGCGCTCACGCGTACACCGCCGCTTCTCGGCCGACCACTGCTGTCGTCCGACGAGCGGGCCGAGGCCGGCAACGTGGTCGTAATCGGAGGCGATGCCTGGCAGGGCCGCTTCGGGGGTGACCCGGGGATTGTCGGGCGCAGCATCCGCTTGGGCGACGATGAGTTTACGGTAGTCGGTGTCATGCCCCCGGGCTACCGGTTCCCTGTCAACCACCACTACTGGATTCCGCTGCGTCTCGAAGCGGGCGCGTACGAACGTGGCGCAGCGCCCCCGGTGATGGTCTTCGGCCGACTCGCCGAGGGAGCATCGCTCGAGGGTGCGCGCGCCGAAGTGGCGACCGTGAGGCATGGGCTGGCGAGCACATGGCCCGAAGTCTACGAAGGAATCCTGCCGCAGGTGCTGCCGTACACGTACCCCTTTTTCGCGATCGACAAGCCGGGCATTGCGCGCGCGCTGCTGCTCGGGCAGGCGCTGATCACGCTGCTGCTGGTCGTGGTGGGCGTGAACGTCGCCGTTCTGATGTACGCCCGAACGACGACGCGGCTGGGTGAGATCACGGTGCGCACGGCGCTCGGCGCGAGCCGCCGGCGGATTGTCTTTCAGCTGTTTGCCGAGGCATTCGTGCTGTCACTGCTCGCAGCGGTGATCGGCCTCGCGGCGGGAAGCGCTGCACTTCGCCGCATCAGCGCGATGATGCAGAACGAGTTTTCCGGAGAGATGCCGTTCTGGCTGACGCCGGGCCTGACGCCCGGGCTTGCCCTGTACACCGCTGGCCTCGCGGTTCTCGCGGCGGTCATCATGGGTGCCGTGCCGGCGCTGAAGGCGACCGGGCGCCGGATCGCGACGGGGCTGCGCGCGCCCGGAGGCGCCGGCGCGGGCGGCCGACTCGGACGGACCTGGACGGTGCTCATCGTGGGTCAGGTCGCGGTCGCGGTGGCAGTGCTGCCACTGGCGCTCCAGGGCGCGATGCAGGCGATGCGCTACGGGACGGCGGATCCCGGCTACGAGGCCGACGAGTACCTGCGCGCGTTCGTGTCCATGGAGCAGGAAGCGTCGCAGGCCGCGGAAGCAGACGTACCGGCAAGTGGAGCGTTCGCGGACGCGGCATCGCGGCTTCTCTCGGCGCTCGACCGCGATCAACGGGTCGCCGATGCGACGTTCGCGTTTCACATGCCTGGCAAGGAGAGCACGGTATCGGTGACGGCCGTCAGTGGGCGTGCATCCACGGACTCAGCAGGCGGCACCGTCTGGCACAGCGTTGCCCTCAACCGGATCGCCCCCGACTACTTCGCCGCGTTCGACAAGCCGATCCTGGCGGGACGGGCATTCGGTGCCGGTGATGCTGCCGAAGCGGCTCGCACCGCAATCGTCAGCCGATCCTTCGCGGACCGGGTGCTCGGCGGTGGTGACGTACTCGGCCGGACGGTTCGTCTCGGTGGATCCGGAGCGAGCGCGGACGAGCAGCTGCTGGAAGTCGTCGGGGTCGTGCCTGACTTCCCGACGAACGACATGCAGGACCAGCAGTATCCGCGGCTGTACCGGGCGCTTTCGCCGACTCGGTCATTCAACCTGATCGTGCGTACGCGCGGCATCGATCCGACGGCGTACACGCGGCGCCTGCGCGAAATCGCTGCTCAGACGAGCGCCAGTCTGGTCATCGACGAGCCGATCGCCCTGGACGATGCCATCGAGCAGGAGCAGGGGCTGATGCGGATGATCGCGCTGGTCGTGATGCTCGCGACGCTCAGCGTCGTGCTGCTGTCCGCTGCAGGCATCTATGCGATGACGTCGTTCGCCGTCGTGCGGCGACGCCGTGAGGTCGGCATCCGCGCGGCGCTCGGCGCGCCGCCCGGACAGCTGCTGCGCGCGATCTTCGCACGCACGGCAGCCCAGCTCGCGGTGGGTGTGGCTGTCGGCCTCGTGCTCGCCAGCGCACTCGACGTGGGGCTGGAGGGCAGCCACGCCGCCCTCCTTCCCCTGGTCGCCGCCCTCATGGTTGCCGTCGGGCTCGCCGCCGCCGCCGGGCCCGCGCGTCGCGGATTGCGCATACAACCGACGCAGGCGCTGCGGGAGGAATAG
- a CDS encoding PadR family transcriptional regulator — MADRASTDVLRGSLDLLVLKTLSLEPMHGWGISQRVQQLSDGVLEVNQGSLYPALQRLEKQGLVTSGWGRTDNNRRARYYELTAAGRRMLGAEVKSWRRFAAALETVLRTA, encoded by the coding sequence GTGGCGGACCGGGCGTCGACGGACGTACTGCGAGGTTCACTCGACCTCCTCGTGCTGAAGACGCTGTCCCTGGAGCCGATGCACGGCTGGGGGATCAGCCAGCGGGTGCAGCAGCTTTCTGACGGTGTGCTGGAGGTGAACCAGGGTTCGCTCTACCCGGCGCTGCAGCGACTCGAGAAGCAGGGGCTGGTGACGAGCGGGTGGGGCAGGACGGACAACAATCGACGGGCTCGCTATTACGAGCTGACCGCGGCCGGTCGGCGAATGCTCGGTGCGGAGGTAAAAAGCTGGCGCCGGTTTGCAGCGGCGCTGGAAACCGTGCTGCGGACCGCATGA
- a CDS encoding 4-hydroxy-3-methylbut-2-enyl diphosphate reductase, whose amino-acid sequence MQETYFRRGLGLKKEIEPVLAAEYHSALVEQIRADGFRATFGDLTLRLAQDFGFCYGVDRAVDYAYQATHKFPDRRIFLVGEIIHNPHVNTRLREAGVTFLYPTRAGVFDFSAIGAEDVVILPAFGVALHDFKTLREIGCVLVDTTCGSVLNVWKRVESYARDGFTALIHGKYFHEETRATASQVNTHPNGKYIVVRDMDEARLVCDYIEQNERALARETFQYQFREKASPGFDPETDLVRVGVANQTTMLATESLAIAAEVGRSLAARYGEDHLAEHFRSFDTICSATQERQDAVLEMMQDPPDVMVVIGGYNSSNTNHLAHLCREYTTAYHIADATCIDPERGVIRHKPELAADAPEVEVADWLPTGPLTLGLTAGASTPNVKIGETIERILATRGIPIPRPEQQQARAEP is encoded by the coding sequence ATGCAGGAAACGTATTTCCGACGCGGGCTCGGCCTGAAGAAGGAGATCGAGCCCGTCCTTGCCGCCGAGTACCACAGTGCGCTGGTCGAGCAGATCCGCGCGGACGGGTTTCGTGCGACCTTCGGCGACCTGACGCTGCGACTCGCCCAGGACTTCGGCTTCTGCTACGGCGTGGACCGGGCGGTCGACTACGCCTACCAGGCAACGCACAAGTTCCCGGACCGGCGGATCTTCCTGGTCGGCGAGATCATCCACAACCCGCACGTCAACACGCGGCTACGGGAAGCCGGGGTGACCTTTCTCTACCCGACCCGGGCGGGCGTCTTCGACTTTTCCGCGATCGGCGCGGAGGACGTGGTCATCCTGCCGGCGTTCGGCGTGGCGCTGCACGACTTCAAGACGCTGCGCGAGATCGGCTGCGTGCTCGTCGACACGACGTGCGGCTCGGTGCTGAACGTGTGGAAGCGGGTGGAGTCGTATGCGCGCGACGGCTTCACGGCGCTGATCCACGGCAAGTACTTCCACGAGGAAACGCGTGCGACGGCGTCGCAGGTGAATACGCATCCGAACGGGAAGTACATCGTGGTGCGTGACATGGACGAGGCGCGACTGGTCTGCGACTACATCGAGCAGAACGAGCGTGCGCTGGCGCGCGAGACGTTCCAGTACCAGTTCCGTGAGAAGGCGTCGCCCGGCTTCGACCCGGAGACGGACCTCGTGCGGGTCGGTGTCGCGAACCAGACGACGATGCTCGCGACGGAGTCGCTGGCGATCGCTGCAGAGGTCGGGCGCAGCCTCGCCGCGCGGTATGGCGAAGATCATCTCGCGGAACACTTCCGGTCCTTCGACACTATCTGTTCTGCGACGCAGGAGCGGCAGGACGCGGTGCTCGAGATGATGCAGGATCCGCCGGACGTGATGGTCGTGATCGGTGGCTACAACTCGTCGAACACGAACCACCTGGCGCATCTCTGCCGCGAGTACACGACGGCGTACCACATCGCCGACGCGACGTGCATCGACCCGGAGCGGGGCGTGATCCGGCACAAGCCGGAGCTGGCGGCCGATGCCCCGGAGGTGGAGGTCGCGGACTGGCTGCCGACGGGCCCCCTCACGCTGGGGCTCACGGCCGGTGCGTCGACGCCCAACGTCAAGATCGGCGAGACCATTGAACGGATCCTGGCCACGCGGGGGATACCGATCCCGCGGCCGGAGCAGCAGCAGGCCAGAGCAGAACCATGA
- a CDS encoding L,D-transpeptidase, whose translation MSRRLSPTRAAALIAAGCAAFALVLPGHAAAQAPYPGVEMSEAVAEAIKPPVNPESRRVLSLADADKGTKVLVSTEQRRLWLVSGRDTLMSVPVAVGMGESFEFEGRRFWFETPRGKRKVLSKQPNPVWNVPEWHYLERAKAQGLEVVKLSRDDKIELADGSFILTIGSNVGRLHTSGNFWPFTPGNEIIFDGKVFVPPFGTAQRAVPDALGPFKLDTGDGYLIHGTHIYNEGSVGDAVSHGCVRMRNEDLATLYQVVPVGTAVYIF comes from the coding sequence ATGAGCCGACGACTGTCCCCCACCCGCGCAGCGGCCCTCATCGCCGCCGGCTGTGCCGCCTTCGCCCTGGTCCTCCCGGGACACGCGGCTGCGCAGGCGCCGTATCCGGGCGTCGAGATGAGCGAGGCGGTGGCCGAGGCCATCAAGCCGCCCGTGAACCCCGAGTCGCGCCGCGTGCTGTCGCTGGCGGACGCGGACAAGGGCACCAAGGTGCTGGTCTCGACGGAGCAGCGTCGCCTGTGGCTCGTGAGCGGCCGTGACACCCTGATGAGCGTTCCCGTCGCCGTGGGCATGGGGGAGAGCTTCGAGTTCGAGGGGCGCCGCTTCTGGTTCGAGACCCCGCGAGGCAAGCGGAAGGTGCTGTCCAAGCAGCCGAACCCCGTCTGGAACGTGCCCGAATGGCACTACCTGGAGCGGGCCAAGGCACAGGGCCTCGAGGTCGTGAAGCTCTCCAGGGACGACAAGATCGAGCTGGCGGACGGCAGCTTCATCCTGACGATCGGCTCCAACGTCGGGCGGTTGCACACGTCCGGCAACTTCTGGCCGTTCACGCCCGGCAACGAGATCATTTTCGACGGCAAGGTCTTCGTGCCGCCCTTCGGCACCGCCCAGCGGGCCGTGCCGGACGCCCTGGGTCCCTTCAAGCTGGACACGGGCGACGGCTACCTCATCCACGGCACGCACATCTACAACGAGGGCTCCGTTGGCGACGCGGTGAGCCACGGCTGCGTGCGCATGCGCAACGAGGACCTCGCGACGCTCTACCAGGTCGTGCCGGTCGGGACCGCGGTCTACATCTTCTAG
- a CDS encoding L,D-transpeptidase, protein MSYPLKKAGVGAAIGLSVLLISAGLRQASPGTQPGDAYRTAPPGEPSRTYVLASDDHVVPPPAIDGPADDGTRATPAEEPPPVQPDVAGDVQERTPVVAEAPEASSRIVVSIDKRWLWYIVGPDTIISVPVAVGMNRGFEYAGRSFHFSTPRGTRRVLAKEEAPVWTVPEWHYYERGRHQGLEVVKLARDSRVDLSDGTVIVVRGDDVGRINHYGNFWPFTPGNEIIFDGKVFVPPMGTNQRRVPNALGPYKLDTGNGYLIHGTHIYNEESVGQAVSHGCVRMNNQDLERLYWMVEPGTTVVIR, encoded by the coding sequence ATGTCTTACCCACTGAAGAAGGCGGGCGTCGGCGCGGCGATCGGCCTGTCGGTTCTTCTGATCTCGGCCGGCCTGCGGCAGGCGAGTCCCGGCACACAGCCGGGCGACGCGTATCGAACCGCCCCGCCGGGCGAGCCTTCACGCACATACGTCCTGGCCAGTGACGATCACGTCGTGCCCCCACCGGCGATCGACGGTCCGGCCGATGACGGCACCCGCGCAACACCTGCGGAGGAGCCGCCCCCGGTGCAGCCGGACGTGGCGGGGGACGTCCAGGAGCGGACGCCGGTCGTGGCGGAGGCCCCGGAGGCGAGCTCGCGCATCGTCGTCTCGATCGACAAGCGCTGGCTGTGGTACATCGTCGGCCCTGACACGATCATCAGCGTGCCGGTTGCGGTCGGCATGAACCGCGGCTTCGAGTACGCGGGACGCAGCTTTCATTTCAGCACGCCGCGCGGCACGCGTCGCGTTCTGGCCAAGGAGGAGGCCCCGGTCTGGACCGTGCCGGAGTGGCACTACTACGAGCGCGGTCGCCACCAGGGGCTGGAGGTCGTGAAGCTCGCGCGCGATTCGCGCGTCGACCTGAGCGACGGTACGGTCATCGTCGTGCGGGGTGACGACGTCGGCCGCATCAACCACTACGGCAACTTCTGGCCGTTCACGCCGGGCAACGAGATCATCTTCGACGGCAAGGTCTTCGTTCCGCCGATGGGCACCAACCAGCGGCGGGTGCCGAACGCGCTCGGGCCGTACAAGCTGGACACCGGCAACGGTTACCTGATCCACGGGACGCACATCTACAACGAGGAGTCCGTTGGCCAGGCCGTGAGTCACGGCTGTGTGCGCATGAACAACCAGGACCTCGAGCGGCTGTACTGGATGGTGGAGCCCGGCACGACGGTGGTGATCCGCTAG
- a CDS encoding sulfurtransferase: MTDVKAIDARGYARPEVLVSTDWVAAHLDDPKVRLMESNEDVLLYEIGHIPGAVKIDWVADLNDARTRDYVDAGQLQALLRRHGVNDDTTIVLYGDKNNWWATYAFWVFRLFGLENLRIMDGGRARWEQEGRDLVTDVPSYPEGNVRIQPRNDDPIRAFREDVEQHLAKQGRMVDVRSPEEYRGERLHMPEYPNEGAMRGGHIPGARNVPWGRAVDPDTHTFKPADELAAIYRDECGIRPGDEVIAYCLIGERSSHTWFVLTYLLGQENVRNYDGSWTEWGNLVRAPIER, encoded by the coding sequence ATGACGGACGTGAAGGCGATAGACGCGCGCGGCTATGCGCGTCCCGAGGTGCTGGTCAGCACGGACTGGGTCGCTGCGCACCTGGACGATCCGAAGGTCAGACTCATGGAGTCGAACGAGGACGTGCTGCTCTACGAGATCGGGCACATCCCCGGCGCGGTGAAGATCGACTGGGTCGCTGACCTGAACGACGCCCGCACGCGTGACTACGTCGATGCCGGGCAGCTCCAGGCGCTGCTGCGGCGTCATGGCGTGAACGACGACACGACCATCGTGCTCTACGGCGACAAGAACAACTGGTGGGCGACCTACGCGTTCTGGGTGTTCCGGCTGTTCGGCCTGGAGAACCTCAGGATCATGGATGGTGGCCGCGCCCGCTGGGAGCAGGAGGGACGCGACCTGGTGACGGACGTGCCGTCGTACCCGGAGGGCAACGTCCGCATACAGCCGCGCAACGACGACCCGATCCGTGCCTTCCGCGAAGACGTCGAGCAGCACCTCGCGAAGCAGGGGCGCATGGTGGACGTGCGCTCGCCCGAGGAGTACCGCGGCGAGCGGCTGCACATGCCCGAGTACCCGAACGAGGGCGCGATGCGCGGCGGGCACATCCCCGGCGCAAGGAACGTCCCCTGGGGCCGTGCCGTGGATCCCGACACGCACACGTTCAAGCCGGCCGATGAGCTGGCCGCGATCTATCGGGACGAGTGCGGCATCCGCCCCGGCGACGAGGTGATCGCGTACTGCCTCATCGGTGAGCGCAGCTCGCACACGTGGTTCGTGCTGACGTATTTGCTCGGCCAGGAGAACGTGCGCAACTACGACGGCTCCTGGACGGAATGGGGCAACCTGGTGCGTGCACCCATCGAGCGCTGA
- a CDS encoding iron-sulfur cluster assembly scaffold protein, translating to MDRQTRIALLVDHFRNPRHRGTLEHPDVSMPGGNPGCGDVVTMHVRAADGDDRIAEVSFEGEGCTISQAAASILAQRANRKHYTFDEIAAMSYEEMIDLLGSDIVGSRPRCATLALGTLKAAVKRIEMDRRLRAAGRSDEEIAQMRAAIAQQAGGGLVFGEDAVAEARADQTAAPPDRDVL from the coding sequence ATGGACAGGCAGACACGCATCGCACTGCTCGTCGATCACTTCAGGAACCCGCGCCACCGCGGTACGCTGGAGCATCCGGACGTCAGCATGCCGGGCGGCAATCCCGGCTGCGGCGACGTCGTCACGATGCACGTGCGTGCCGCGGATGGCGATGACCGCATCGCCGAGGTCAGCTTCGAAGGCGAGGGGTGCACGATCAGCCAGGCGGCGGCGTCCATCCTGGCGCAGCGCGCCAACCGCAAGCACTACACGTTCGACGAGATCGCGGCCATGTCGTACGAGGAGATGATCGATCTGCTCGGCAGCGACATCGTCGGCTCACGTCCGCGCTGCGCAACGCTGGCGCTCGGCACGCTCAAGGCGGCGGTCAAGCGGATCGAGATGGACCGGAGGCTGCGCGCGGCAGGGCGGAGCGACGAGGAGATCGCGCAGATGCGCGCCGCGATCGCCCAGCAGGCCGGCGGCGGGCTCGTATTCGGTGAGGACGCGGTCGCCGAGGCGCGCGCGGATCAGACGGCCGCGCCCCCGGACCGGGACGTGCTGTAG